In Scophthalmus maximus strain ysfricsl-2021 chromosome 13, ASM2237912v1, whole genome shotgun sequence, the genomic window CGGAGGACAGAAGCAAATCCACCTGTTTGCACGAGAGATCCAGATCTTCCCCTTCCACTGACTTCTATGGGCAGGTGAGGCACAAAGTCGGATTTGATTACGATTCCAAAATGActtcagcaaacatttttttggtacAATCAAAAAATAAGAGGTCTGTAGCGCGTTTTAATCGCTCAAGTTGCAACTGTACTAAGCCCTCGGGACAGACTTCACATCTTGTTTAAACAAATATTCTTACTGATGTGAAAGGTacggagaaaaaaagagccaagTCAAATATTAATCCATGTTTGTACATAAAGACACACCCTCAGCTAAAGGAAGCGAAAGGAGCTTCGACCTGCTGATTCTTTTCACCGGTGGAAAACCAGACGGATAAGACAACAACTTGGCTCTTAAGATAGCTGGAAGCTACTTTTCTCTGgataggtttttttgttttgcttcataAAACAgattgagttttattttatttagactttatttaaactttatttacagAAGATTCCAGCACCTGCAAGAAAGTCTGAGACCGAGTATTCCCAGACAGAGACCAAACCGGCTGAACTGCTCAGCTCTGCTCCCAGGTGAGAAAATGCCTATGTGATGGAACCTGAAAGTTCCATAGCTATATGTATATTGTACATTATACAAAAGTATCAGTTTTTGCATTGGCTTTTTTACTTGTCTAGTAAAGTACAGTTTGCTATTTGACTGTTCATGCATTATTTTCACAAGGGTCCAACATCTAAGGTTGGCCAAAACCTCATATCCAGATTACATATACAGTTCACACATTATCCTCAAACCGTTTCTCGTCCGTGTAAATTGGGGCCATGTCTTTGCTGATGTGATTTGTGACAGCCGCTGTTATCTCCTTCCATCTTTGTGAGCCTTCGCCATGCGGCGTGCTGCAGGCAAACGCCTCTTGCGACATCTCtgtctggggtttgttttttagcATTCGCCTGTACTTTTGTGGCTCTCATGTACAGACTCTCTCTGtacatgtttgacattttggttgTGGCGTTGATAGTTAAAGAGCTCTGATCTGTTGTGAGGAGCGGTCTCCATAATGCTGCATAATTTGCAAAGTAGCCCCTACAAGATCCTCGTTTTGTCCTTGTTGGAATTACATGTACCACGttccaaatgacaaaacagGTAGGTTTAGGTAGTGCGTGTTAACGATTGAGTAAAATATGAACTGACAGCTGTTTATCTATCAtcacatgatatatatatattgtcacaTCTAACATCCCCAAGCCTCATCATTCCATCAACATCTTAAGTTTGATGTATTATTGTTTCTGCTCCTGAGCTTTATCAGTGAAACAGGGCGGCGAGATTGTAGAGGAACAATGAAGTCTTTATAATCTGTCGAGGCATACCAGTGGCACTTCCTTGGCGCAGCTGTGACAACACAAGCCGTCCCTCTGGCTGCGCTCTGTGTCTTTCAGTGGAGGCTTTACCAGTGTAGGCGATGCAATGTAAAGAAGGCTTGAGTTCAGGGGGCCGGTCCGAGGCATGAAATTATCATCTATAAAATCTGGTACTTTGCATAATTGGATTATTTAGCCATGTCAGAGGCACAGCTCCCTGGGTGGAAATGTCGCTCAGTTGGATGAACATCTGACTGAAACATCAAGATGTATTCACATTATCTTTTAAACTCACTGGATGAATTCTCCCCAGAAATGTGctctagcgccaccatgagAAAGTCCTTTGTGATTTTTGGTGAGATGTCTCTTTTGGTACAGAAAGTCACAcccccctcaggatgaattgtaataactcAATAACTTCACATTATGAACAATTAAGCATGcagacattagcatttagctcaaagctgTCCACAGCACAGAGCTGTTAGCGTGGCAACAGTCTCATGTTTAGCCTCGTAGCCCAAGGGTAAAAATTAATTATGCAAAACTATTGTAGATTCTTTCAAACAATTAGATGTAGGCTGCCGAGAATTCAGTTTCACAGCTGAGTGGTTGTAGCTAGCTTAATGTAGATTAATCTCTAATAATTACTTGCGTGAGAAATTTCTCTTTGTGTGGGAATGTTAACTCCAGCTCTGGTTGTAATTTGTAAGACTGGACCAAGGTTTGACTAACCAACGTCAATACGATGAACCTGACTTATACCTGTGTATATAAAGTGGATAAAACCTGCCCTCTTGGTGACTGTTGGTTTAATGGGCAGGAGACAAGTGTTCACAGGTAACACTGTTAATTACATATGAATCCAGTCTTAAGAAAACACTGCAATATTATTCAGTAATGTTAAGACTTGAAGTCAGCTGTTTATCCCTTTACTTTTAAATGCAGtgcatttattaatattattagtaTTTCTCCTCCAGTCAGCCATTGAGTGGAAGCCAGCTGCATTGGGTTTCTCTTTCCTTAAATTAAAGGGGCACTCCGCCAAGTTCACCTTGCTtgtcctggaggaggagctttagaacaacaacaaaagacccaatgacatcatcagggttgtCTCAGTTCAGGCTCGAGACTTGAAATCTATAAACAAATATCCCATatacatattaaaaacacaatctcGGGACGTCGCCTGCATCAAAACAACCGTCTCAACTTTCTCCCCCCGACAAATGACAACACAGAGTCACACCATGTGACGCAGAGCAGCAGAAACCGGCAGTAAAGGAAATAAATCCTGTGAGAGggactgagagacagagtgtgagagagagagcggttGTGTCAGGACAAATGCAAACCCACCGGATTCTGGGCTGGAACATAATCCAGAAGAAAAACCCTGCCGACGGTGACGAGAACAAGatgtattaaatattataaGTTGTTGACAATTGTGGTTTTCATCTGAAGAAGTATTCCTACCTCTGGcttcatctcacacacatacacacaatgcacagagaaatacattttcaatggttgtgtgtaagagagttgtgtgtttttgtgttcagtGTTAGATTCACGAagcatttcaaataaaaagaggagAGTTCTGTTGTCCAGGTTGATTTTTAGGTCCAACATCAGGCACCGTCATATTTAATGTTATGTTTCCTTCTGTATCAGGTTAATAAGTGCAATATTGACAATCATGATCTCCATTTGATCAAGAAAAGTATTAATTCCATCCAGCACTGTGCAGCCCCCCCTTATGGGGGATGTAGTTTCTTTGGAGCTTGACCCATAGCTGGAGACAAAAGCTGGTCGCTGTGATTTTGACCACacctttctttgttctgtttcctgtcagtcccgaaatggaaaaaaatacatttcccttTGAAGTATCCCTTTATGGCAGATTGGTTTCATGCTTTGTCAAGAAGGTTTAGGCAGTGATCTGTACAATCGGAATGTGAGACATTTTCTTCATAATGCCTGTAGAACTGAGATCAACTGTTCAATAGCAATATCTCATTGTCTTATTGTCTCTGATTACTTTGGAATCATTCTTAATCTGTGTATGGtgacaaagtcaaaatgacTTCATGGTTTGTAACCCGTTATTATTCAGGAGTGTTTGTGTATATCTAAACTCCCACTGGTGTAGAGTATCCCCCGTCTCGAGCAACCTCTTTTGTGCGAGCCACGCCGTGCGCTGCTCACGTTTGCATCATGACAACAGTGCGGCGGGGGCTATTGTCATTCAGAAGTCTGAGAGATGAGCTCAGTGAGGTGTACTCCACCCAGATGGTGTCATCGATATACAGGCATGTAGAGACACCGACAGGTGGCTGCtgtcaaacagagagagaaagagagagagggggacggcACACTTGCTTTTACTTATGTTGTGTGGGATGACGGCAGTAAAACGTCACTTTGGGTGAGTTGGTACGAtatgtttattatatatatatatatatatcctataCTTAAGCAGTCTTAGCAACAACATTTGTAAAGATGAAAAACCTCCAGAAATTGTTTGCTTGTCTCTTATTTCACAAGAGAAAATACTGTAGTTCAGTtcagactgatttttttttttattattattattattatatagggAGACAACCGGTTGGGGTTGTGGATGATCACGGTTTCAGTCTCGACTTTGATATACTCACTGCAAGGATCAgatacattcttttttaaagaaatgcttTGCTTTATAGAGACGGAGAACTCGAtaactgtgttgtgttttctatgTTTACCAATGCGCGCTTGGTTGAGCGCTGGCGTCGTGTCTCGTGTTTGCCAGCAAGGCACATTTCTCAAGCTGTAGCCGGGCTAAGGCTGAGGGAGGGTGGACGCTTCACCAGCAGTTGTTCATCGGGTGACTCGTCACTGCTTTGTAAGAATTCAGATGGGGCCATTTTGAGTCTTGGCCTGCGACACGGTCCACATGGTTTATGTTCTAATGTTCTCTGAGAACTCCTCATGGAATCTTAGGGTTAGAGCGTGCATGAACGTGTCGTCTGTGTGCGTGGAAACACAGCACTAGATGAGTTTGTATGGTTCCAGATCGGGCCACGTTCAGGTTCACGTACGTCACTGATGACATGCCTTTGCTTCAAACAAGAAGGTTTAGGTGCAGAGGTCGAGGCCACTGGACACATGGTCGCTATGCACTGAGAACTTAATACCTCCTTGGTTACTGTTGTTCCTTGGTGTGATATATAAACTCCTCCTCGTAGCAGAGAGGGCATCCATCCAGCACTGTAACACACAGTGTTTAAAGTGTGATCGTCCGTGTCACGTCTCTGAATtccatcttcctcctgaagacgaatcccctccctcatctccagAGATGACTGATCAGTATACCTCTACCATATTAAACCCATGCTGCTTAGTTAGTTAAAGCTTCCCCACTGTGTAGTATGGCAAAATTAtgctaaaaacacacactggtccTAATCTTATTACACAATCACTTAAGCTCCATTAGTTCACTATCAGGGCCTCTGACGAGCGCCGTGATCTCCCAACATTGACCTTTTTCTTCCACGTCTGAAGAGTTAAAAACCTCCAACGTGAATCCGACAGGAAAAAGTGATCCGGCCCCGCTTCTTTGCCCTGCAGCGTTATTTATTCGTCGACGCAGACTTTGTGGGAACAGAAATATTCCTCTCCGGGCTGCCAGCTGAACAGTTACCATGGGGAGGAGGCTCGCAGCATAAGAGGGGAGACGTGTGTCTCCTCGTGCTGGCATAATCATAGTGGCTgctggagagaggagcgagTCCTCCGCCCGCAGTGTATTATTTGATTGAGCTGCAGATGATAGTCCGCGCTGCCTCGCTGTGTAATTAAAAGCTTTCTATTGTGTTGCTCAGGATCCCTGACAGAGGGCCCGGTGACTGCAAAGTCAGAGAGAAGCCGGAGGAGTTTGAACGTTACTCTGCGCCACCACCTCCGCCCATGACAGGGGCCAACCCCGActgcagacacagagctgctgctgctgccaccgaGAACCACAGACCCACATCTGTCTCTCACAGTGTCCCCGAGCCTGCCCTCCTTCAGCCCGCCGACCACAGCCACAACCCGCTGCCATCTGGACCGAGGAGGAAGCCCCCCGCGCCGGAGAAGCCTCCCCCTCCACGATGCCCAGAGGTCGACTCCCACGAGTTCTTCACCAGTTCCCAGAGTGAAGCCTTCACCCGCTGCTCCCCTAACGCCGACCGTAGCTCCGCCTTTGTCGCTACCCTCAACCCGGCAAAGGGAGATTCTGAGCAGAGCAAAGGACTTGTGGACAAAGGACAAGGGGCAGTACATCGTCTGTCAGCGTCCAACCCTCAGCCTGCCTCTTCTCCCCCGGCTCCCTCCTGTAGACCGACAGCGCTGGCCAGTATGGAGGGGCAGCGCTCACCATCTCCACAGTTTTCCCCACAGAGACTCAGCGACAGGCCTCCGGTCTCCCTGCAGGATGACGACTCAAACAGGTAaactttttgttatttcatcaGACAGGGAGTTTTGTTAAGCGCCACAGAAAAACACTGCAACCGCAAACTATGACCAAGTTCAGTTGGAGCACAGTCACTGCAGCTCCTCTACTTGTCGTGCCTTTATGCTACACGTACAAAGGAGCTTATTGagagtctctgtctgtgtagAACCAACATGTGAGTGCCATCAAGCCGCAGTAAATTAGAGGGATTCTCCGCATTTCTGTAAAAGCCACTAGTGGCCTCTGCGTAATTCAACTAAAAGCCAAAAGCGTAAAAAATGACGTCTAAAGCCCCGAACATGAAACGGTTGGTCCGTCTTCGTGATTCAGAATGAATTGATAAAAATTTGTAGTAATCTTCCGATTGTGCAGCAAGGGTTATTAcagcaagcaaaaaaaattcctgCACACTGAGCatggaaaaaaatctcatttgcCATGATGCAATGAAGCTTTAAATCATCGTGTGACTGGAATAAGTGCAACAAGagattttctcctcctcctttttttcttttctttttttaataagatcTGTTCGTCATTCTGTCTCTGATACTTTAGGATTGAGCATGTGATAGAGAGCCCAAATTCCGCAGTGAAGAAGGTGCCCATCAGGATTGTCCACTCCGAGGGGCTCACGGAAAAGGAGAACAGTCCATTTCTGCAGCACAGCGACCCGCCTGCTATAGAAGCTGAGGTTCCTGCTGTTAGCAGACTCGGCAGTCTGGCAGCCGCGGGGCACGACTCTGTCTTCTGCGCCTTTACGAGACAGAGAGAGCCCGACGGGCCGCCGGATGCTCAGACGGACACAAAGCCCCAGAGAGACGCATACATGACCACCGTCGGAGATCACGTCAACGGCAActatcagcagcagctgccgccGCAGCTCACAGACGAGCCCATCGGCGACAGGCCAGCCGTGACCACGGGAGCGACTGAGGACcagaagagagaggagctggcCCGAGACATCATGGGCAAGGACAAGTCACTGGTCGACATTCTGGATCAGAGCAAGATGAAAACCACCATGGACCTGATGGAGGGGATCTTCCCTCAGGGGGAGCAGCTGTTGGACGAAGCTCACCAGCGCAGGAAGGTGCCCGCGAAACAGGCGGTCAGCCGGCCTGCCGAGGAAAGGTCAGCCTCACGTCATACCTGTGCCCATATCTGGGTTCTTAACACGCTTCCTCACATAAGAACgacacaggattttttttacacagttcaCCTGCTTACCTCTGTTTGTCCACTGCAGTGTGTATTTACTCCTCGTGCATTTTACTGAATGAATTATCAGAGTGACCAGTGAGCTACTGTACAGCAACAAAAAGTTACTGCACTGTGCGCTGGCCCACCGATGTGAATCACCTTAAACACCACTTTCATAGTAATTGAAAACTAGCTGACAAAACAGCAGAGAAATTGAAATGATTCACTAAAAAGTTATGGATCAATGGTTAAAAGATGCAGCTTCAAACAGACAAGATATTGTGGAAAAACGGGTTGTACCACTGTATAACGATGTCTGGATGGTGAACAGTCACCTGCATTGAGACCCTCACACAGCTGTTTCCTAGAAACTGAACTTCTTAAGTCACACGATTGTTGGGAGGAACTTGTTTCAGACTGTAGAGAAAATTAGGAAGTATGAGGAAATTGTGGATCAAGAAATGCAACACGTGCCTCGGAATAAATCCTCTGTGTGCACAAGTGGCCCTCTCATCAGtctcaatttaatttgtttaatttgtatttcAGGGAAAAGGAGGACAGCATGGCGGCggctgtcaccatggtgaccagCTCCACATACTACAGCACGTCGGCGCCCAAAGCTGAACTCCTCATCAAGATGAAGGACATGCAGGAgcagcaagaggaagaggaggagtcagaggacgAACTGGACATTGATCTGGCCAACAAGAAGGTGCCACACACTTACCAAATTATTCTCAACATTGTAGGATCAGTTCACCACTTTCCGTTCATCAACCTAATCATAGTCCCTCATTTTTTGCCACATTGAACAGTATTAACCGCTCAGTTGTTGTTCCATTTGTTCTGTCTTTCATGTAGCAAGAGCTGATCGACAGCCTCAGCAAGAAGCTGCAGGTGTTGCGGGAGGCGAGGGAGAGTCTTCAGGAGGACGTCCTGGACAACAACGCCCTGGGAGACGAGGTGGAGGCCCGCGTCCAGCAGGTCTGCAAACCCAACGAGCTGGACAAGTTCCGGATGTTTGTCGGCGACCTTGACAAGGTGGTGAGTCTGCTCCTGTCGCTGTCGGGCCGCCTGGCCAGAGTGGAGAACGCCCTCAACAGCCCAGAGGAGGACAGTACCGCAGAGGAGAGGGTCAGTCCACGTGAACCTTAGAAATCTTAACAGACGAGTGAATTTCTTTGGGGAAAATGTGGTATATCCTCACAAAAATCCTAATGGTCCCTTTCCTTTATTTAGCGTACGCTGGTCGAGAAGAGGAAGCTGCTGATCCGGCAGCACGAGGACGCcaaggagctgaaggagaacCTGGATCGCAGGGAACGCCTCGTCTTCGAAATCCTGGCCAACTACCTGCAGGAGGACATCCTCACGGACTACGAGCACTTTGTCAAGATGAAGTCAGCGCTCATCATCGAGCAGCGCAAGCTCGAGGACAAGATCAAACTGGGCGAGGAGCAGCTCAAGTGTCTGATGGACAGTCTGCCCATAGAACAGAGGCTGTCCTTCTGATGAGGGTTGCACAACGGTCTGAAATAGCCCAAGTCTGACGCAGTGGAGTCCTgtgtccagcagagggagacagagacgaCAAGCTGTGGAGGACTTCTGCGTCTCCTGACACGTTTCTCTTCACACGTCCTGAAGTGGACGGCCACAGACTTCACAGGATCCGTACGTAACCCCCATTGTGACAGATGCTGCTTTTTCCCTGGCATCAAACAaccactgtttttattttattttcatttttttagtaATTTATTGTAGCCTTTTGAATCTGCGCAGGAAGGGGGACAGTGTTTTATCTTCAACCGATCTGAGCAGCCGTGCTACCGGATGTGTTTTGACACGCTGAGCAACTAGAAGTTTTTTTCGTGTTTTATGTTTCACAATTTTACACATAATCCGTCAAATCAGGCCGAATATTTCAATGAATCACAAAAACcttttgttaacattaacataTGAATTTGAGGCCTTGTACTGAGATTTATGTGccccttgttttttcttttcgcaAAACAAGATGAAGACAGTAGGCTGTGAATGTGCTggccatttttttaaagagcactTCAAGTTCAAGATCACTACAGAGAAGACGCACTTCATGGCTGAATACATAAAGTGCCTGTGGACCGACTCCCACCATGTCACTGCAAACTCTTTACATCCACTTCTTCACGCCGCGTCTGTCTGaggtgttttggttttttattcacagctagaaaaaaaatcacttttagATGATATTTTGTCACATATATTATTGACTaagtgtttttctgtattttctcttattacttcactgtgttttcttaTTCACGGTGCAGACGTTTCATGCTTAGTTACCACCCATGTTACTTGACCTCTTGataatttcaaaactaaaaaaaaaaaagttgatcatTTCGCAGGGAGAATAAGGAATGAAATCATTCCAAAGCATTTTGACCAGAGTCTTATCAAGCGTCCACATTTCAGACTGTAAATCAGATGAAATCAATCACCTCTTATGTGCAGAACAAACCGTCCTCCCGTCGGCTCTTCACCGTCGGGAGGACGGTTTGTTCTGCACATAAGAGGATGTCACAGTTTGAAAGGCTTCATGCACTGCTACAGCCTGACTCTTAACACTTTATCAGCTGTGCTCCTTTTGTGTCAAATAAAAGAGTCTGCTGGAAATCACGCCGTGGCGTCTGATTGATTTCTTGTCAACGATCAGCTCATTTCCCCTCATCATTCATTAACCCCGCCGCACCTTCCTCTCTGCTGATAGCGAGGAAAGTAAAACACTTTGACGAGACACTTTAATGTCCAGGCGGTCCCCTCTCTGCGCTGAGGGTGAAAAATGTGGACGATCTctcagattcatttttctttgacgGATGCGGCATCTGTGGAAGGACTCGCGGTTTGTTGAAAATGGCCAAATCTGAACCTGAGAAGCATCAAGGTGAGTGAAAGGACGACGTGTGAgagggttgttttgttttactgcgTTACCTGCAGGGATTTAAACGGACAATCATTGACTACGGCAGCTCTTGAACAGATAGTACCTACTGTTATTAGAGAATAATGTTTGTCTGCACTTTCACTGCAGCGACATTTACATTGCAGctgttgttttgtcatgttatggatacgatacgatacaatATACTTATTGTTTCCGTAGGGAAACTTATCTGCTGCAAAGAAAATGCCTCCATAGTTATTAACAATGATCACACtaatatattaaaaacagcaacatgaaaCAATAAACATCAGATATACCATTgcacatttcatatatatttcacGTTGCGTAGTGCACCCACCcagtaataaaaacacattgcacTCACTCAGTAATTTCATAAGAACTAACTGAAGTAacaattaatatttcatttcctctttgagTCTCGCAAGATAAGTTGCATTCACCTCTGCTGTATTGGGCTTAGGAGGTTATTGCAAAACCTCAGCcgagaataaaataaaccagGTGGTGGAGTATCAGTAAAGGTGAGAGGTTACataagaaaatgtgttgttgttttttaaaagtgaacTAACCCTTTAAACTTTAAAGGGTTGCACCCCAGATGGAacctttaaagtttaaagtttccATCTGAGGGGCATCCAAGGATATCTGTGGCACAGGCCAACACTGACATGTGCAGCTATCCTGTAGCTATGCAACACAGCTTTTCAAAATTACCATTTTACAGTTGAAAATAAAACCAGTATATTAATGTGGTGGggaacttttgtttgttttcatcaggtGTAGTGGAAACCAGAGACGCTGCATGAACTGGACAATGTGTAAGTCTGCGACCGGCCTCTCGGAGCACTAGCGGTCCCACTGGGCAGGATGATCTACCTGGCTCACACCGGTCACCGGCAGTTCCTGGGCATGGTCGCTGGGTTCCTGGCGTGGATCGTCACCATGGCCACCACCGGCCTCAACGAGTGGCGGCTGTGGCATGTGGACGACGCATCCGTCGTCACCTCGGGAGTGGCCTGGGTCGGCATCTGGAGGGCGTGTTTCTACAGCCACGTCCTTCCGGGGGCGGAGCACTGCCGGGGCCTCAGCATCTTGGACGCCTTTGTGCCGGTGGAGATCTCCGTGGCCCAGGTGCTGATGGTGCTGGCCGTGATCTGCGGCCTGGCGGCGAACGTCAGCGCCGCGGTGGCTGTGAGGATGGTCTACTTCTCTCTGGAGGAGCGAAAGAACATCAGGCTGGTCTTCATACTGGCTGGGAGCCTGTACCTGCTCACAGGGACGTTCTCCATGGTGCCACTGGTGTGGAACATGAACTCTGTGCTCGCCAACAGCACCATCGACTTTCCTCCGGAGTTTCATCTCCCTGCGGCCCCTGTCAGGCAGCAGGTCGGCTCAGCCATCGGCGTGGGCCTCTTCGCCTCCCTACTGATGTTCATAAGTGGCCTGCTGTTCCTCTCCTACCAGTATGCCTGGCACTCTCTGAGGTCAGATGCCACCAGAGGCCCCAGAGGCACCAGCGACCAGCTCCGTGGCCCCTGGACGCTGGCGGCCATGGCACATAACTCTGAATTGCCAAATGAAGTCAACCGGGGCAGCGATAACCCCGCCTTCCTCATTGAAAAAGTCTCATGAACTAACTTCATTTGATCTAAAATCCTCGTTCGTCAGCTTCAACATCcaagtgaaagaaagagacagaaaatgccGCAGAAGAAAATAAGTCACATTTAAATCACAGACAAGTTCCTGTTGTTATTGAAGGAAGGTACGTCAACATTTTGCATCATCCAGACTGACGGATGAGAATACACTGTCACTGGACcataatctgaaaaataaaaacactactattagaaagaaagacattattattttctcatttaaagaATAACTGACACGGTGACATTGAAATGCTGGCAAATGTACGAATCCTACAGGTTTATCCTCAGAAATGTGTCGCTGTGGCTGTGAAGTACAAGTGTAACTGGTTGTACGGGAACAAACTATGACATAACAAGgaggttctttttttattattattattacatttaagTTCATTTACACAACCAAGCAGATCTGGAGTGATGTTAGCATTTATTTGGACTGGTGTTTCTGTCCACCTGATCAGGGGAGCTATTCAGCTCAAATTAGCTGTATAGCTCCCAAGTgggggtcatccctatgttctcTCATTTCTAtgatattcccccccccccccccccattaaaaattaggccctatgttagggttagggtgacacaacacagggctgaggg contains:
- the cldn34a gene encoding claudin-34, which codes for MIYLAHTGHRQFLGMVAGFLAWIVTMATTGLNEWRLWHVDDASVVTSGVAWVGIWRACFYSHVLPGAEHCRGLSILDAFVPVEISVAQVLMVLAVICGLAANVSAAVAVRMVYFSLEERKNIRLVFILAGSLYLLTGTFSMVPLVWNMNSVLANSTIDFPPEFHLPAAPVRQQVGSAIGVGLFASLLMFISGLLFLSYQYAWHSLRSDATRGPRGTSDQLRGPWTLAAMAHNSELPNEVNRGSDNPAFLIEKVS